A genomic segment from Curtobacterium sp. MCSS17_007 encodes:
- a CDS encoding DUF5997 family protein encodes MAQEQTMKPETAAKKLGILLAAAPESFRAEPVTRTAFDELRTQPPTWLEDLRRDGPHPRPVVAQKLGVSISGLVRAGVDEPLTTAEIKALLQEMPEWLVRERATQAEVHAENARVKQERADKAAARAQD; translated from the coding sequence ATGGCGCAGGAACAGACGATGAAGCCCGAGACGGCTGCGAAGAAGCTCGGCATCCTGCTGGCGGCAGCCCCGGAGTCGTTCCGTGCGGAGCCGGTCACGCGGACCGCCTTCGACGAGCTCCGCACGCAGCCGCCGACGTGGCTCGAGGACCTCCGTCGTGACGGACCCCACCCGCGCCCCGTGGTGGCACAGAAGCTGGGCGTGTCGATCTCGGGCCTCGTCCGTGCCGGTGTCGACGAGCCGCTGACCACCGCCGAGATCAAGGCGCTGCTGCAGGAGATGCCGGAGTGGCTCGTCCGCGAGCGTGCCACCCAGGCCGAGGTGCACGCGGAGAACGCCCGCGTGAAGCAGGAGCGGGCCGACAAGGCCGCCGCTCGCGCCCAGGACTGA
- a CDS encoding GNAT family N-acetyltransferase — protein sequence MVSIFNAPTRNLDIVTLHEILRLRQDVFVVEQECAYPDIDGRDLEPGTLQFWAGRGSVDATLRLLREDDGTERIGRVATARHARSQGLGAQLMEAAIAESRSGSIAINAQAHLEQWYARFGFVRSGDDFLEDAIPHVPMTRTR from the coding sequence ATGGTCTCGATCTTCAACGCCCCGACGCGCAATCTCGACATCGTGACACTGCACGAGATCCTCCGGCTCCGGCAGGACGTCTTCGTGGTCGAGCAGGAGTGCGCCTACCCCGACATCGACGGCCGTGACCTCGAGCCCGGCACGCTGCAGTTCTGGGCCGGGCGGGGCTCCGTCGACGCGACGCTCCGGCTGCTCCGCGAGGACGACGGCACCGAGCGCATCGGCCGGGTCGCGACCGCGCGCCACGCTCGCTCGCAGGGGCTCGGGGCGCAGCTGATGGAGGCGGCGATCGCCGAGTCGCGGTCGGGCTCGATCGCGATCAACGCCCAGGCCCACCTCGAGCAGTGGTACGCCCGGTTCGGCTTCGTGCGCTCGGGCGACGACTTCCTCGAGGACGCCATCCCGCACGTGCCGATGACCCGCACGCGCTAG
- a CDS encoding DNA-3-methyladenine glycosylase I has protein sequence MSTDPTTTTDGLVTGDDGLARPLWAVADPLLRDYYDTEWGMPVHDERGVYERLSLEAFQSGLSWRTILAKRPAFRAAFADFDPDVVAQFGEDDVARLMGDAGIVRNQAKIRATITNAAATVALRADGGLADLVWSFRPAETPAPRTAAAVPTTSPESVALSKALRERGFAFVGPTTMHALMEALGIVDTHLVGSHRRGTSGVWS, from the coding sequence GTGAGCACCGACCCGACGACCACCACCGACGGCCTGGTCACGGGCGACGACGGCCTCGCCCGACCGCTGTGGGCTGTCGCCGACCCGTTGCTGCGCGACTACTACGACACCGAGTGGGGCATGCCGGTCCACGACGAACGCGGGGTGTACGAGCGGCTCTCGCTCGAGGCGTTCCAGTCCGGACTGTCGTGGCGCACGATCCTCGCGAAGCGTCCGGCCTTCCGAGCGGCCTTCGCCGACTTCGACCCCGACGTCGTCGCGCAGTTCGGCGAGGACGACGTCGCGCGTCTGATGGGTGACGCCGGCATCGTCCGGAACCAGGCGAAGATCCGCGCGACCATCACGAACGCGGCCGCGACCGTCGCGCTCCGGGCGGACGGTGGACTGGCCGACCTCGTCTGGTCGTTCCGCCCCGCCGAGACGCCCGCGCCACGGACCGCGGCAGCGGTCCCGACCACCTCGCCGGAGTCGGTGGCCCTGTCGAAGGCGCTCCGGGAGCGGGGGTTCGCGTTCGTCGGGCCGACGACGATGCACGCGCTGATGGAGGCGCTGGGCATCGTCGACACCCACCTCGTCGGCAGTCACCGACGCGGCACCTCCGGCGTCTGGAGCTGA
- a CDS encoding alpha/beta hydrolase-fold protein, which translates to MLHELLRIPITGASLLVPVYVLAAVLAAWVVVGPVHERRRLRRAAVRLGAAVVGALVGLGVVWWTGDVQDDFGVQFTPVTRMWVAFAFAAAALLLVVLVQGGWLARVLAVAAAGAVVLSAGLGVNVDFGFYKDVEQAVATNPYPTRVLPALHSTERDVSVADWHAPADMPRTGETLSVRIPGTVSHFRARDAVVWLPPAARVADPPRLPVLVALSGQPGQPADMFQTGDLGGFLDRYAAAHDGLAPIVVSPDQLGAPNRNPMCVDSRRLGRSATYVMTDTVRWIDHHLPVATGPGAWGVLGFSQGATCAEQFSTAHPEVFGTALAISSELAPVTGSARQSAALAFGGSTSAYRAAAPSAIMAAHAPYRDHLTVFGYGQDDAPYKASTEALRAAAVRAGMQTQVIVSPGSAHDWNTVRYVLANGLPTVLSHLGLPQTEGAL; encoded by the coding sequence GTGCTCCACGAACTCCTGCGCATCCCCATCACGGGCGCGAGCCTGCTCGTCCCCGTGTACGTCCTCGCCGCCGTGCTGGCGGCGTGGGTCGTCGTCGGACCGGTGCACGAGCGCCGTCGCCTGCGCCGTGCGGCGGTCCGCCTCGGAGCGGCGGTGGTCGGTGCGCTCGTCGGGCTGGGCGTCGTGTGGTGGACGGGTGACGTGCAGGACGACTTCGGGGTGCAGTTCACCCCGGTGACCAGGATGTGGGTCGCCTTCGCGTTCGCGGCGGCCGCGCTCCTGCTCGTGGTCCTGGTGCAGGGCGGGTGGCTCGCACGGGTCCTCGCCGTGGCCGCAGCCGGTGCCGTGGTGCTCTCCGCCGGTCTCGGTGTCAACGTCGACTTCGGCTTCTACAAGGACGTCGAGCAGGCCGTGGCCACGAACCCGTACCCGACGAGGGTGTTGCCGGCCCTCCACTCGACGGAGCGCGACGTCAGCGTCGCCGACTGGCACGCACCCGCCGACATGCCCAGGACGGGGGAGACGCTCAGCGTCCGCATCCCCGGGACCGTGTCGCACTTCCGCGCCCGTGATGCCGTCGTCTGGCTGCCGCCGGCCGCACGGGTCGCCGACCCACCGCGTCTGCCCGTGCTCGTCGCGCTGTCCGGGCAGCCCGGACAGCCGGCCGACATGTTCCAGACCGGTGACCTCGGGGGGTTCCTCGACCGGTACGCGGCGGCGCACGACGGGCTCGCTCCGATCGTGGTCTCGCCCGACCAGCTCGGTGCGCCGAACCGCAACCCGATGTGCGTCGACTCACGGCGGCTCGGCCGCAGCGCCACCTACGTCATGACCGACACCGTCCGCTGGATCGACCACCACCTGCCCGTCGCGACCGGACCGGGTGCGTGGGGCGTCCTCGGGTTCTCACAGGGCGCCACCTGCGCCGAGCAGTTCTCGACCGCGCACCCCGAGGTGTTCGGGACGGCGCTGGCGATCTCGAGCGAACTCGCGCCCGTCACCGGGTCGGCCCGGCAGAGCGCCGCGCTGGCCTTCGGTGGCTCGACGTCCGCGTACCGAGCGGCGGCTCCGAGCGCGATCATGGCGGCACACGCGCCCTACCGCGACCACCTCACCGTGTTCGGCTACGGTCAGGACGACGCACCCTACAAGGCGTCGACCGAGGCACTCCGCGCCGCCGCGGTCCGCGCGGGCATGCAGACACAGGTCATCGTCTCGCCCGGTTCCGCGCACGACTGGAACACCGTGCGGTACGTGCTCGCGAACGGGCTGCCGACGGTCCTGTCGCACCTCGGGCTCCCGCAGACGGAGGGCGCACTGTGA
- a CDS encoding Lrp/AsnC family transcriptional regulator, whose amino-acid sequence MSDRPARRPDPAPRLDEVDERILWTLAADARMPNNRLAAAVGVAPSTCLTRVRALEDAGLIRGYRADVDVAKLGFAIEAMVSVRVHAAARHELRDFAKRLLRVPVVQDVSFLAGDKDFLVHIACTSTEQLRDFVADELSGDPAVATTQTNIVFERLVADRAHQGRSFDELRRWRA is encoded by the coding sequence GTGTCCGACCGTCCCGCTCGCCGCCCCGACCCCGCTCCGCGCCTCGACGAGGTCGACGAGCGCATCCTCTGGACCCTCGCCGCCGACGCCAGGATGCCGAACAACCGGCTCGCCGCGGCGGTGGGTGTCGCGCCCTCGACGTGCCTGACCCGCGTGCGGGCACTCGAGGACGCCGGGCTCATCCGCGGGTACCGGGCGGACGTCGACGTCGCCAAGCTCGGGTTCGCGATCGAGGCGATGGTCTCCGTGCGGGTGCACGCCGCGGCCCGGCACGAGTTGCGGGACTTCGCGAAGCGGCTGCTCCGGGTGCCGGTCGTGCAGGACGTGTCGTTCCTCGCGGGCGACAAGGACTTCCTCGTGCACATCGCGTGCACGTCGACGGAGCAGCTCCGCGACTTCGTGGCCGACGAGTTGAGCGGAGACCCGGCCGTCGCGACCACGCAGACGAACATCGTGTTCGAACGGCTCGTCGCCGATCGGGCACACCAGGGCCGGTCGTTCGACGAGCTGCGGCGCTGGCGCGCCTGA
- a CDS encoding MSMEG_6728 family protein, whose amino-acid sequence MQTFLPYADFRASAEVLDDKRLGKQRVETLQVMRALTLPDYGWQHHPVVAMWRGYRPALMAYQDATCREWLERGHVDTCLEKTLLDLGRVPEDLAAYERGDFAVPAWNADPAVHRSHRSKLVQKAPEHYRPLFPDVPDDLEYVWPGTPEPPESAAAVVAPRPVVD is encoded by the coding sequence ATGCAGACCTTCCTGCCGTACGCCGACTTCCGCGCCTCCGCCGAGGTGCTCGACGACAAGCGGCTGGGCAAGCAGCGCGTCGAGACGCTCCAGGTGATGCGGGCCCTGACCCTGCCGGACTACGGGTGGCAGCACCACCCTGTCGTCGCGATGTGGCGTGGGTACCGGCCCGCGCTCATGGCCTACCAGGACGCGACGTGCCGCGAGTGGCTCGAGCGCGGGCACGTCGACACCTGCCTCGAGAAGACGCTGCTCGACCTCGGCCGCGTACCGGAGGACCTGGCGGCGTACGAGCGCGGGGACTTCGCGGTCCCCGCGTGGAACGCCGACCCCGCGGTGCACCGGTCCCACCGGTCGAAGCTCGTGCAGAAGGCGCCGGAGCACTACCGGCCGCTCTTCCCCGACGTCCCCGACGACCTGGAGTACGTCTGGCCCGGTACGCCGGAACCCCCGGAGTCCGCGGCAGCGGTGGTGGCACCGCGGCCCGTCGTGGACTGA
- a CDS encoding NAD(P)H-dependent oxidoreductase — protein MDGALVVGVSGSPSDPSRTSTLVAATVARLAEDLPDARTRTVEIGPLLADLGAAPSREAMSPVTREALETVEAADVLVVGSPAFRAAYSGAFKLFFDWVGQYDLVDTPVLLTATGGSDRHALLVEHQMRPLFGFFQSTTLPLGVFGNERDFTKREGGYDIASVDLELRIDQAVRRALPIVRGGFAAVGAPDVRRPADF, from the coding sequence ATGGACGGAGCACTCGTCGTCGGCGTCAGCGGCAGCCCATCGGACCCCTCACGCACCTCGACCCTCGTGGCGGCGACCGTGGCACGGCTCGCCGAGGACCTTCCCGACGCCCGCACCCGGACCGTCGAGATCGGTCCGCTGCTGGCCGACCTCGGGGCGGCACCCTCGCGGGAGGCCATGTCACCCGTGACCCGGGAGGCCCTCGAGACGGTCGAGGCGGCCGACGTCCTGGTCGTCGGCAGTCCCGCGTTCCGGGCTGCGTACTCCGGCGCCTTCAAGCTCTTCTTCGACTGGGTCGGGCAGTACGACCTCGTCGACACCCCGGTGCTCCTGACGGCGACCGGCGGCAGCGACCGGCACGCGCTGCTCGTCGAGCACCAGATGCGTCCGCTGTTCGGGTTCTTCCAGTCGACGACCCTGCCGCTCGGCGTGTTCGGCAACGAGCGGGACTTCACGAAGCGGGAGGGCGGCTACGACATCGCGAGCGTCGACCTCGAGCTGCGCATCGACCAGGCGGTCCGTCGGGCGCTCCCGATCGTCCGCGGGGGCTTCGCGGCCGTCGGCGCACCCGACGTGCGGCGTCCCGCCGACTTCTAG
- a CDS encoding LysR family transcriptional regulator substrate-binding protein, with translation MTAALTIAFVPGVSPAKWVRVWRERFPDAELGLLPIGPDDVDQALTGEAHMAFARMPVGAHLNAIPLWTETAVVAMPRDAPLADADTVTDADLSDVHVVDAGPVPADVSAALDLVEANVGVVVLPQSLFRAASRKDLVAKPLAGAAGTRIALVWRDADASDTTEEFIGVVRGRTANSSRNAAERPGGSDRADDGDPRGSRGGSGGAARSGGGKASAKQPSGGKAGGKGARKPRGSGRPGTQRLGNGKPKRGSKGNR, from the coding sequence ATGACCGCGGCCCTCACCATCGCCTTCGTCCCGGGGGTCTCCCCCGCGAAGTGGGTCCGGGTCTGGCGGGAACGCTTCCCGGACGCCGAGCTCGGCCTGCTGCCGATCGGCCCGGACGACGTCGACCAGGCACTCACCGGCGAGGCGCACATGGCCTTCGCCCGGATGCCGGTCGGCGCCCACCTCAACGCCATCCCCCTGTGGACCGAGACGGCCGTCGTGGCGATGCCGAGGGACGCTCCGCTCGCGGACGCCGACACGGTGACCGACGCGGACCTCTCGGACGTGCACGTCGTCGACGCCGGTCCGGTGCCGGCGGACGTGTCCGCTGCCCTCGACCTGGTCGAGGCGAACGTCGGTGTCGTCGTGCTGCCGCAGTCGTTGTTCCGCGCCGCGAGCCGCAAGGACCTGGTCGCGAAGCCCCTCGCGGGCGCTGCGGGCACCCGCATCGCGCTCGTCTGGCGCGACGCCGACGCGTCCGACACCACCGAGGAGTTCATCGGCGTCGTCCGCGGTCGCACCGCCAACAGCTCGCGGAACGCGGCGGAACGGCCAGGAGGCTCCGATCGCGCGGACGACGGCGACCCGCGTGGGTCCCGTGGTGGCTCCGGCGGCGCCGCGCGCTCCGGTGGCGGCAAGGCCTCGGCGAAGCAGCCGTCCGGCGGCAAGGCCGGGGGCAAGGGTGCTCGGAAGCCCCGCGGGTCCGGCCGTCCGGGTACGCAGCGGCTCGGGAACGGCAAGCCGAAGCGCGGGTCCAAGGGCAACCGGTGA
- the aroQ gene encoding type II 3-dehydroquinate dehydratase gives MSEPVTDTTTRPRRILVLNGPNLDILGRRDPAQYGTVTLAELEAIVHTEAAVHDLEADFRQTNREGELVEWLHEALDDFVGVVINPAAYAHTSVALHDAVEALSVPVVEVHLSNTWRREPFRHVDHVATAATAVIAGAGADGYRLAVAHVASLVADPTD, from the coding sequence ATGAGCGAGCCGGTCACCGACACCACGACACGCCCGCGGCGGATCCTCGTCCTGAACGGGCCGAACCTCGACATCCTCGGACGCCGCGACCCGGCGCAGTACGGCACCGTGACGCTGGCCGAGCTCGAGGCGATCGTGCACACCGAGGCGGCCGTGCACGACCTCGAGGCGGACTTCCGGCAGACCAACCGCGAGGGCGAACTCGTGGAGTGGCTGCACGAGGCGCTCGACGACTTCGTCGGGGTCGTCATCAACCCCGCGGCGTACGCGCACACCTCGGTCGCGCTGCACGACGCGGTGGAGGCCCTGAGCGTCCCCGTGGTCGAGGTGCACCTGTCGAACACGTGGAGGCGCGAGCCGTTCCGCCACGTCGACCACGTCGCCACGGCGGCGACCGCGGTGATCGCGGGGGCCGGCGCCGACGGCTACCGCCTGGCGGTGGCGCACGTCGCGTCCCTGGTGGCCGACCCGACCGACTGA
- a CDS encoding GNAT family N-acetyltransferase: MTCTRLVPMPASAIPAWLERTMAEYVESRVRAGETREQAEANKQRSLDQWFPDGAPLPEHFVWDLVDDADAVVGYLWIGPFSPGSAEWWVFDVEVAEEHRRRGHARRAIAAAHDVARANGAASIGLNVFGYNTGAQDLYAQLGYRVTATQMQLPLA; this comes from the coding sequence GTGACCTGTACGCGACTCGTCCCGATGCCGGCGTCGGCGATCCCGGCGTGGCTCGAGCGCACCATGGCGGAGTACGTCGAGTCGCGCGTGCGCGCCGGCGAGACGCGCGAGCAGGCGGAAGCGAACAAGCAGCGGTCGCTCGACCAGTGGTTCCCGGACGGCGCTCCCCTGCCCGAGCACTTCGTGTGGGACCTGGTCGACGACGCGGACGCCGTCGTCGGGTACCTGTGGATCGGTCCGTTCAGCCCGGGCAGCGCCGAGTGGTGGGTGTTCGACGTCGAGGTCGCCGAGGAGCACCGACGCCGCGGTCACGCTCGACGCGCGATCGCGGCCGCGCACGACGTCGCGCGGGCGAACGGCGCAGCGAGCATCGGTCTGAACGTCTTCGGGTACAACACCGGCGCGCAGGACCTGTACGCCCAGCTCGGCTACCGGGTGACCGCGACGCAGATGCAGCTGCCGCTCGCCTGA
- a CDS encoding cysteine desulfurase family protein, translating to MFYLDRAATTPVRREVLEAMWPYLTGVFGNPSSTHGVGGAAARGLAEARAAVATFLGCRPGEVVFTSGGTEGANTAVKGIALAAPRGRHVVTSAVEHDAVLESCRYLERHHGFAVTVVPVDRDGLVAPGALAAALRPDTSLVSIAHADNEIGTVQDLPQLAAVAHGVGARFHTDAVQSAPWLPVGLDRLGVDALSFSGHKLGAPKGTGVLAVRGGVPLEPLLHGGGHERGRRSGTEDVAGAVAVATAVTLAAAERDVAAARATVTRDALVQGVLTTVPGAVLTGSAERRLPGHASFCFPRVPDGPPAVNGETVLLELEQRDVVSSSGSACAAGSTEASHVLTALGLTEDTARTALRLTFDADLSDDDVPVVVGAVADAVAAVRTLAQGVY from the coding sequence GTGTTCTACCTGGACCGCGCGGCCACCACACCCGTGCGCCGCGAGGTGCTCGAGGCCATGTGGCCGTACCTGACGGGTGTCTTCGGCAACCCCTCGTCGACGCACGGCGTGGGCGGAGCCGCCGCTCGCGGGCTGGCGGAGGCGCGCGCCGCGGTCGCGACGTTCCTCGGCTGCCGACCGGGCGAGGTCGTGTTCACCTCCGGGGGCACCGAGGGCGCGAACACCGCCGTCAAGGGCATCGCGCTCGCCGCGCCCCGTGGTCGCCACGTCGTCACGAGCGCCGTCGAGCACGACGCCGTCCTCGAGAGCTGCCGGTACCTCGAGCGCCACCACGGCTTCGCCGTCACGGTCGTGCCGGTCGACCGTGACGGGCTCGTGGCACCGGGCGCGCTCGCCGCGGCGCTGCGGCCGGACACGAGCCTGGTGTCGATCGCGCACGCCGACAACGAGATCGGCACCGTCCAGGACCTGCCGCAGCTGGCCGCCGTCGCGCACGGTGTCGGCGCACGCTTCCACACCGACGCCGTGCAGAGCGCCCCGTGGCTGCCCGTGGGGCTCGACCGGCTCGGGGTCGACGCGTTGTCGTTCTCCGGGCACAAGCTCGGCGCGCCGAAGGGGACCGGCGTGCTCGCGGTCCGTGGCGGCGTGCCCCTCGAACCGCTGCTGCACGGCGGCGGCCACGAGCGGGGGAGGCGGTCGGGCACCGAGGACGTCGCCGGCGCGGTCGCCGTCGCCACCGCGGTGACGCTCGCCGCTGCCGAGCGGGACGTCGCGGCCGCTCGCGCCACCGTGACGCGCGACGCGCTCGTGCAGGGCGTCCTGACGACGGTGCCCGGCGCGGTGCTGACCGGGTCGGCCGAGCGCCGGCTCCCGGGACACGCGTCGTTCTGCTTCCCCCGGGTGCCGGACGGTCCGCCTGCGGTCAACGGGGAGACCGTCCTGCTCGAACTCGAGCAGCGCGACGTCGTCTCGTCCTCGGGGAGCGCCTGCGCCGCCGGCAGCACCGAGGCCTCGCACGTCCTCACCGCGCTCGGCCTGACGGAGGACACCGCCCGGACCGCCCTCCGGCTGACGTTCGACGCCGACCTGTCGGACGACGACGTCCCCGTCGTGGTCGGGGCGGTGGCGGACGCCGTCGCCGCGGTGCGGACGCTCGCGCAAGGGGTGTACTAG
- a CDS encoding VOC family protein, whose amino-acid sequence MVFINLPVADLDRAVGFYEALGYTVDPEFTDETAACIVVSSAVYVMLLTHAKFQEFTDGTIASPGTVEVINSLSAASKDEVHRIVDAAVMNGGDEDRPETDLGVMYQRSFTDPDGHRWEIVWMDQAAMSGE is encoded by the coding sequence ATGGTGTTCATCAACCTGCCGGTCGCCGACCTCGACCGCGCGGTCGGCTTCTACGAGGCGCTCGGGTACACGGTGGACCCGGAGTTCACCGACGAGACCGCCGCCTGCATCGTCGTGAGCAGCGCCGTGTACGTGATGCTCCTCACGCACGCGAAGTTCCAGGAGTTCACCGACGGGACGATCGCCAGCCCGGGAACGGTCGAGGTGATCAACTCCCTCAGTGCCGCGTCGAAGGACGAGGTGCACCGGATCGTCGATGCCGCCGTGATGAACGGTGGGGACGAGGACCGGCCGGAGACGGACCTCGGGGTCATGTACCAGCGGAGCTTCACCGACCCGGACGGACACCGGTGGGAGATCGTCTGGATGGACCAGGCCGCGATGTCGGGGGAGTGA
- a CDS encoding sodium:solute symporter family protein, producing MVLAAATNGIRLELGWVDYLMIIVYFAVVIGIGFTARKQVRTSMDFFLSGRSMPAWITGLAFVSANLGATEILGMAANGAQIGMATLHYYLIGAVPAMVFLGLVMMPFYYGSKVRSVPEFMLRRFGKAPHLVNAIAFAVSNVLIAGINLYAMAIVIEAMLGWPEWLAILVSAAFVLAYITLGGLSSAIYNEVMQFFVIIAGLVPLTIVGLHRVGGWGGLTEAIKQTQGVQHLQTWAGTGIGDVTNPIGANWLAIVLGLGFVLSFGYWTTNFTEVQRAFSAKNMSAARRTPLIAAIPKLFIPFIVVVPGLIAAAVVGNQFASGELTYNDAIPKLIQMYLPTGVLGIAVTGLLASFMAGMAANVSSFNTVFTYDIWQRYIKPNMPDLHYLTTGRWVTVVGVLVGIGTAFLAAQAGNIMTYMQTLFSFFNAPLFGVFILGLLWKRMTTQGALWGYVLGIVTPTITWIAYLVNPSLFSTATAETMYGAIISFVTVLVVGVLVSLATKPKDVSELGGLVYGVGRIDMSAGAVATDTAWYRSPALLGTVALVLCVALYLPFL from the coding sequence ATGGTTCTCGCTGCGGCGACCAACGGGATCCGGCTCGAACTGGGCTGGGTCGACTACTTGATGATCATCGTGTACTTCGCGGTGGTCATCGGCATCGGGTTCACCGCCCGCAAGCAGGTCCGGACGAGCATGGACTTCTTCCTGTCCGGCCGCTCGATGCCGGCCTGGATCACCGGCCTGGCCTTCGTGTCCGCCAACCTCGGCGCCACCGAGATCCTCGGCATGGCGGCGAACGGCGCGCAGATCGGCATGGCGACGCTGCACTACTACCTCATCGGCGCCGTGCCGGCGATGGTGTTCCTCGGCCTCGTGATGATGCCCTTCTACTACGGCTCGAAGGTGCGCTCGGTCCCTGAGTTCATGCTCCGACGGTTCGGCAAGGCACCGCACCTGGTGAACGCGATCGCGTTCGCGGTGTCGAACGTGCTCATCGCCGGCATCAACCTCTACGCGATGGCGATCGTCATCGAGGCGATGCTCGGCTGGCCGGAGTGGCTCGCCATCCTCGTGTCCGCGGCCTTCGTCCTCGCCTACATCACGCTCGGTGGCCTGAGCAGCGCGATCTACAACGAGGTCATGCAGTTCTTCGTGATCATCGCCGGTCTCGTGCCGCTGACGATCGTCGGCCTGCACCGCGTCGGCGGATGGGGTGGTCTGACCGAGGCGATCAAGCAGACCCAGGGCGTGCAGCACCTGCAGACCTGGGCCGGCACGGGCATCGGCGACGTCACGAACCCGATCGGCGCGAACTGGCTCGCGATCGTGCTCGGCCTCGGCTTCGTGCTCTCGTTCGGGTACTGGACGACGAACTTCACCGAGGTGCAGCGCGCGTTCTCCGCGAAGAACATGTCCGCCGCCCGCCGCACCCCGCTCATCGCGGCGATCCCGAAGCTCTTCATCCCGTTCATCGTCGTCGTGCCCGGCCTCATCGCGGCGGCGGTCGTCGGCAACCAGTTCGCCTCGGGGGAGCTGACCTACAACGACGCCATCCCGAAGCTCATCCAGATGTACCTGCCGACCGGCGTGCTCGGCATCGCGGTGACGGGTCTCCTCGCCTCGTTCATGGCGGGCATGGCGGCGAACGTGTCGTCCTTCAACACCGTCTTCACGTACGACATCTGGCAGCGCTACATCAAGCCGAACATGCCCGACCTGCACTACCTGACGACGGGCCGCTGGGTCACCGTCGTCGGTGTGCTCGTCGGCATCGGCACGGCGTTCCTGGCCGCCCAGGCCGGCAACATCATGACCTACATGCAGACGCTGTTCTCGTTCTTCAACGCACCCCTGTTCGGCGTCTTCATCCTCGGCCTGCTGTGGAAGCGGATGACCACCCAGGGCGCGCTCTGGGGCTACGTGCTCGGCATCGTCACGCCGACGATCACCTGGATCGCCTACCTGGTGAACCCGTCGCTGTTCTCGACGGCGACCGCCGAGACCATGTACGGCGCGATCATCTCGTTCGTCACGGTGCTCGTCGTGGGCGTGCTCGTCTCGCTCGCCACGAAGCCGAAGGACGTCTCCGAGCTCGGCGGCCTGGTCTACGGCGTCGGCAGGATCGACATGTCCGCCGGGGCCGTCGCGACGGACACCGCCTGGTACCGCTCGCCCGCGCTGCTCGGCACCGTCGCGCTCGTGCTCTGCGTCGCCCTCTACCTGCCGTTCCTCTAG
- the nadC gene encoding carboxylating nicotinate-nucleotide diphosphorylase, translating to MTSTTEPVTGTTVVAPSDPGSIPPHALRRIVETALEEDAPWGDVTSETLIPVDAVAAAVLAAREPGVLAGGGVFAAVMHAVDPSIHTELQLSDGAAFEAGQVLATVHGPARSVLRAERVGLNLVQRMSGVATATAQYVAAVAGTGTRIADTRKTTPGLRALERYAVRCGGGHNHRNSLSDAVLAKDNHLAVLLAGGTSIGDAVRDARRRLGHTVHLEVEVDRIDQVDPVVAAGVDTIMLDNFTPEQLVEGVRLVAGRAVVEASGGVSLETVGRIARTGVDVVSVGALTHSARALDLGLDVDVATAAD from the coding sequence ATGACCAGCACCACCGAACCCGTGACCGGGACCACCGTCGTCGCGCCGTCCGACCCCGGCTCGATCCCGCCCCACGCCCTCCGCCGCATCGTCGAGACCGCGCTCGAGGAGGACGCGCCCTGGGGTGACGTCACCAGCGAGACCCTCATCCCCGTCGACGCCGTCGCGGCCGCCGTGCTCGCCGCGCGAGAACCGGGTGTGCTCGCCGGGGGCGGGGTGTTCGCCGCGGTGATGCACGCCGTCGACCCGTCCATCCACACCGAGCTGCAGCTGTCCGACGGCGCGGCGTTCGAGGCGGGGCAGGTCCTGGCGACGGTGCACGGCCCCGCGCGGTCGGTGCTCCGTGCCGAGCGGGTCGGCCTCAACCTGGTGCAACGGATGTCGGGCGTCGCGACCGCCACCGCGCAGTACGTCGCGGCCGTCGCCGGCACCGGGACCCGCATCGCCGACACCCGGAAGACCACCCCGGGCCTCCGGGCGCTCGAACGGTACGCGGTGCGCTGCGGTGGCGGACACAACCACCGGAACTCGCTCTCCGACGCCGTGCTCGCCAAGGACAACCACCTCGCGGTGCTGCTGGCCGGCGGCACCTCGATCGGTGACGCCGTCCGCGATGCCCGCCGCCGCCTCGGGCACACCGTGCACCTGGAGGTCGAGGTCGACCGGATCGACCAGGTCGACCCCGTCGTCGCGGCCGGCGTCGACACGATCATGCTCGACAACTTCACGCCGGAGCAGCTCGTCGAGGGTGTCCGGCTCGTCGCGGGTCGCGCGGTCGTCGAGGCCTCCGGCGGGGTGTCGCTCGAGACCGTCGGACGGATCGCCCGCACGGGTGTCGACGTCGTCTCCGTCGGTGCCCTGACCCACTCGGCCCGCGCGCTCGACCTCGGGCTCGACGTCGACGTGGCGACCGCCGCCGACTGA